In one window of Methanoregula sp. DNA:
- a CDS encoding DEAD/DEAH box helicase has product MSLVFATLHESLQQVLAQRLDWTELREVQERAYTAVSAGKDALIIAPTAGGKSEAALIPVMDDILKHGRMGVVCLYISPLKALINDQEDRFREFCIPTSLSVMKWHGDVSKGDRGWKDGEPPHFLMITPESLEVLLQEKTLSADLQRVRTVIIDELHAFVESERGVQLKVLLNELDRITKHHVQRIGLSATTGNPEEVLCWMSDNRQESELVAIPAPPKEKQFQFIVEDDEDKRIDALVRLVKGKKALVFVNSRSVAEKLMRSASGRIRNLHIHHSSLSLATRKASEEAFSSQDGACIICTSTLELGIDIGDLDVVVQVGPPNSVSSFLQRLGRSGRRGKAAYVAWLLKDPCELLCSIAIIECAMNKEVEPLTPLIKPYNVLIQQLFLYLSRHARASRRQLRGSVLSHPVFAAIAPIMLDDIITHLIAEGYLTPDGEMVMLGSTAEREFGRSNWKDLYSVICGGGEYRAVTPDGEVVGKLDARFVNSQHDGEISLGGQSWSMVKCDEGHNLVVVVPSSSAASGIFWTGSDAGYSPLVCRQVQAICARGGSVLPLMDGDQEILGIALTRIPDGVGKTGLYIRERKGERGVVVTIYSLNGSRFNRVLTHLLQHRLGGKVQVRYNDFVIRIHRAGKEGAADRVAVALREIQGMEHGVLSSLLPLPPVEGWKFARALPEIPFREMALSDYYHVEEFRDFFREITISVLPVSLSAPRQET; this is encoded by the coding sequence ATGTCCTTGGTATTTGCCACCCTCCACGAATCCCTCCAGCAGGTGCTCGCCCAGCGTCTGGACTGGACAGAGCTCCGCGAGGTACAGGAGCGTGCGTATACCGCCGTTTCAGCAGGAAAAGATGCACTGATCATCGCACCAACGGCAGGGGGCAAGTCGGAAGCAGCGCTTATACCGGTGATGGATGACATCTTAAAGCACGGCAGGATGGGAGTAGTGTGCCTCTACATTTCACCCCTTAAAGCGCTGATCAATGACCAGGAGGACCGTTTCAGGGAATTCTGCATTCCCACATCGCTCTCTGTGATGAAGTGGCATGGGGATGTTTCAAAAGGGGATCGCGGCTGGAAGGATGGGGAACCTCCCCATTTCCTGATGATCACACCTGAATCCCTTGAGGTGCTCTTACAGGAAAAAACCCTGTCTGCCGATCTCCAGCGCGTGAGGACCGTCATTATCGATGAACTCCATGCATTTGTGGAATCAGAGCGCGGTGTGCAGCTCAAGGTGCTGCTCAACGAGCTTGACCGGATCACAAAACATCACGTCCAGCGCATAGGTCTCTCGGCAACTACCGGTAATCCTGAGGAGGTGCTGTGCTGGATGTCCGATAACCGGCAGGAGAGCGAACTGGTTGCCATCCCAGCCCCACCGAAAGAAAAGCAATTCCAGTTCATTGTGGAGGATGATGAGGACAAACGGATCGATGCACTTGTCAGGCTTGTAAAGGGAAAAAAAGCACTGGTGTTTGTCAACAGCCGGAGTGTTGCAGAAAAACTGATGCGATCGGCTTCGGGGAGGATCCGGAACCTCCACATCCACCATTCATCTCTGTCGCTGGCTACGCGGAAGGCATCCGAAGAAGCCTTCTCCTCACAGGATGGTGCCTGTATCATCTGCACGAGCACGCTGGAGCTTGGTATTGATATCGGGGATCTTGATGTGGTGGTGCAGGTCGGTCCCCCGAACTCGGTCTCATCGTTCCTCCAGCGGCTGGGGCGGAGCGGCAGAAGGGGAAAAGCAGCCTATGTGGCGTGGTTGCTTAAAGATCCCTGCGAACTCCTCTGCAGCATTGCGATCATTGAATGCGCGATGAATAAGGAAGTTGAACCCTTAACCCCGTTAATAAAACCGTATAACGTCCTGATCCAGCAGCTCTTTCTGTACCTGTCCCGGCATGCCCGTGCCAGCCGGCGGCAGTTGCGGGGATCAGTCCTCTCGCACCCTGTTTTTGCCGCCATTGCTCCGATAATGCTCGATGATATTATCACGCATCTCATTGCGGAAGGATACCTGACCCCCGATGGTGAGATGGTGATGCTGGGGAGTACTGCGGAACGGGAGTTCGGCAGGTCGAACTGGAAGGATCTGTATTCGGTAATCTGCGGTGGAGGTGAGTATAGGGCTGTTACTCCTGATGGAGAAGTCGTGGGCAAGCTTGATGCCCGGTTCGTCAACAGCCAGCACGATGGGGAAATTTCGCTCGGTGGGCAGAGTTGGTCCATGGTCAAGTGTGATGAGGGGCACAACCTTGTCGTTGTGGTGCCTTCCAGTTCCGCAGCATCAGGTATATTCTGGACGGGTAGTGACGCCGGGTACTCCCCGCTGGTCTGCCGGCAGGTTCAGGCAATATGTGCCCGGGGCGGGTCCGTGCTTCCCCTCATGGATGGGGATCAAGAGATTCTCGGCATAGCTCTCACCCGCATTCCTGATGGCGTCGGAAAAACCGGGCTTTATATACGGGAGCGTAAGGGTGAGAGGGGTGTTGTGGTAACCATTTATTCCTTAAACGGCAGCCGGTTCAACCGTGTATTGACTCATCTGCTCCAGCACCGGCTCGGGGGCAAAGTACAGGTCCGGTACAATGATTTTGTGATCAGAATCCACCGTGCAGGAAAAGAAGGGGCCGCCGACCGGGTGGCGGTTGCGTTGCGGGAGATCCAGGGAATGGAACACGGAGTGCTAAGTTCCCTGCTTCCCCTGCCTCCTGTGGAAGGTTGGAAATTTGCCCGGGCTCTCCCGGAAATACCTTTTCGTGAGATGGCCCTCTCCGATTACTATCATGTGGAAGAATTCAGGGATTTTTTTCGGGAGATAACAATATCGGTCCTGCCAGTCTCTCTGTCAGCGCCCCGGCAGGAAACCTGA
- a CDS encoding 4a-hydroxytetrahydrobiopterin dehydratase: MELAQNKCTTYRAGSPPLTRKETMELLSQVPGWSLDSGHLTRTFELASAGACITFFTEVMDLAVQEGHFPDITMKESRYFEVRFYTYPAGGLTLNDFIMAAKINAKDKTQ; encoded by the coding sequence ATGGAACTCGCGCAGAACAAATGCACCACCTACCGGGCGGGATCACCCCCGTTAACGAGAAAGGAGACTATGGAGCTCCTGTCACAGGTACCCGGCTGGTCACTTGACAGTGGCCACCTGACGCGGACGTTCGAGCTGGCGAGCGCTGGTGCATGCATAACGTTTTTTACCGAGGTCATGGATCTTGCAGTCCAGGAAGGTCATTTCCCCGATATCACCATGAAAGAGTCGCGGTATTTTGAGGTCCGGTTCTATACTTACCCTGCCGGGGGGCTGACCTTAAACGATTTCATTATGGCAGCAAAGATTAACGCGAAGGATAAAACGCAGTAA
- the trxA gene encoding thioredoxin, translated as MDDEIIKIREKRIQELTEKMKHPAKVPVVTDVEETHFVEFIRTNQYAVIDFWAEWCGPCRRIAPIMEELSMEFSDKVAFGKVNTDNNQKLAREFNIDAIPAIMLFANGQLVDRIIGAYPKEAIREKIVSKFRIR; from the coding sequence ATGGATGACGAGATCATAAAGATACGGGAGAAGCGCATACAGGAGCTGACCGAAAAAATGAAACATCCAGCAAAAGTGCCCGTGGTTACCGATGTCGAAGAGACCCATTTTGTGGAATTCATCCGCACCAACCAGTATGCCGTGATCGACTTCTGGGCGGAATGGTGCGGACCATGCAGGAGAATCGCGCCAATCATGGAAGAACTCTCCATGGAATTTTCCGACAAAGTCGCGTTCGGCAAGGTCAATACCGATAACAACCAGAAGCTTGCACGCGAGTTTAACATCGATGCCATCCCGGCCATCATGCTGTTTGCCAATGGACAGCTGGTTGACCGGATCATCGGGGCATACCCCAAAGAAGCGATTCGGGAAAAGATCGTCAGCAAATTCAGAATCAGATAA
- a CDS encoding tetratricopeptide repeat protein yields the protein MKKTLCLLCLLLCLIIPAEAGNSLTATLSTGTGTPEVPPQDAAAYISDAKVAVAERNWTSALLLTTRGVTWYPDNADLLCLQGYAYRKMGQYAKSVEVVSKGIQLDPKPVRYANRGYGYLALGNYSAALVDAETGISLNANYPTTYGVKALALQGMGRNPEGLTAIDRALLLDPENAHYWHVKGALLTASGNCTGAREDLEKSLGFDPDYTLPYPAFSSARESLASMSTTCMPATATQATKLPSPTKSSLGAIAVLGIVGALFVVGMRK from the coding sequence ATGAAAAAAACACTCTGTCTTCTCTGTCTCCTGCTCTGTCTTATCATTCCGGCGGAAGCGGGAAACAGCCTCACTGCAACATTATCCACGGGAACAGGCACTCCTGAAGTGCCACCGCAGGATGCTGCTGCATATATCAGCGATGCAAAAGTGGCAGTAGCCGAGCGGAACTGGACCAGCGCGCTCCTCCTCACTACGAGAGGTGTCACGTGGTATCCGGACAATGCAGACCTCCTTTGTCTCCAGGGTTACGCCTACCGGAAGATGGGGCAATATGCAAAATCAGTTGAGGTCGTGTCAAAAGGTATCCAGCTGGATCCAAAACCGGTCCGGTATGCCAACCGCGGGTACGGGTATCTTGCGCTCGGCAACTACTCAGCTGCTCTTGTCGATGCGGAAACCGGAATCTCGCTCAACGCCAACTACCCAACAACCTATGGTGTAAAAGCACTGGCACTTCAAGGTATGGGCAGGAATCCCGAAGGACTCACTGCAATCGACCGGGCACTCCTCCTCGATCCCGAAAATGCCCATTACTGGCACGTGAAAGGCGCGCTCCTCACCGCTTCCGGGAACTGCACGGGTGCGCGGGAAGACCTTGAAAAATCTCTCGGGTTCGACCCCGATTACACCCTCCCATACCCGGCCTTTTCCAGTGCACGTGAGAGTCTTGCATCTATGAGCACCACCTGCATGCCCGCTACCGCAACGCAGGCAACGAAACTCCCCTCTCCCACAAAATCCTCACTGGGTGCGATTGCGGTTCTCGGTATCGTCGGCGCGCTGTTCGTCGTTGGGATGAGAAAATAA
- a CDS encoding cytochrome c biogenesis protein CcdA, which yields MATLDPSIAGIFLFGLIAGICPCNSVLCLGLIGYLTSGNTRLSPLNILKLTISFCLGTILILLPLGVIAGYIGKYLLFLNSTIAWAIGGVLLILMGLQLLHVYKPPIRSIFNFFKVPTSYTVTGAFLLGLSFGAITVGRGAPMLLVVLTYIALYQTAVQGFFTILIYAVGLSIPLIVISSLGGALGKKIKDTARVSGDAFDRIIGVLILLIGIYFLYLAFQ from the coding sequence ATGGCTACCCTTGATCCCTCCATCGCAGGCATTTTCCTATTCGGCCTGATTGCCGGCATCTGTCCCTGCAACAGCGTGTTATGCCTGGGACTGATAGGGTACCTGACGAGCGGGAACACCCGGTTATCTCCCCTCAATATCCTCAAACTGACGATCTCGTTCTGTCTCGGCACGATCCTCATACTCCTGCCCCTGGGAGTAATCGCGGGCTATATCGGCAAATACCTCCTGTTCCTGAACAGCACTATTGCATGGGCGATCGGGGGGGTGCTGCTCATCCTGATGGGGCTCCAGCTCCTTCATGTGTACAAGCCACCCATCCGAAGCATCTTCAACTTCTTCAAAGTACCCACATCCTACACGGTCACCGGTGCATTCCTGCTGGGGCTTTCGTTCGGGGCAATAACGGTCGGACGGGGAGCCCCGATGCTGCTCGTCGTTCTGACCTATATCGCACTCTACCAGACAGCAGTGCAGGGGTTTTTCACCATCCTGATCTATGCAGTGGGGCTTTCCATTCCCCTCATTGTTATCAGCTCGCTGGGCGGGGCGCTCGGAAAAAAGATCAAGGATACCGCACGGGTGAGCGGGGATGCATTTGACAGGATCATTGGTGTGCTGATCCTCCTCATCGGGATATATTTCCTGTACCTTGCATTCCAGTAA
- the purF gene encoding amidophosphoribosyltransferase: MCGIVGIVDAGGAAIQLYYALYALQHRGQESAGISTFDGLNLQKFKGQGLVADVFTPTVLSDLKGSAGIGHVRYPTTGANLPENIQPLNFQFKDHFISIAHNGNLVNTTELRAEFEQTGQLFITTTDTEIIAKILINEISNTGCVEDAVNLCMHKLRGSYSIVVMIDGIIYAFRDPLGIKPFCIGKTENGYMVASESVAIDALSAKFIRDVKPGELIRIDTDGVKCTQIAIAGKRAHCIFEYIYFARADSIIDGVLVYTVRRQIGQKLFEEDPVKADSVCSVPDSGTAYAIGYAEASKIPFVESLMKNRYMGRTFIMPSQKEREKAVRIKLNPIPAHLLNKSIVLIDDSIVRGTTSKRIIEMMRESGAREIHMRIGSPAIKAPCYLGVDMPTREELIASNRIEEEVRHSITATSLHHVSLDALVEAIGIGQGDLCTGCLTGCYPVQIDGEHVKARQVDFVDGTYQSKLGTFETEI, encoded by the coding sequence ATGTGTGGTATCGTTGGCATCGTTGATGCTGGCGGTGCAGCCATCCAGCTCTATTATGCCCTGTATGCGCTCCAGCACCGCGGGCAGGAAAGTGCCGGGATTTCCACGTTTGATGGCCTGAACCTCCAGAAATTCAAGGGGCAGGGCCTTGTCGCCGACGTTTTTACCCCTACTGTTTTATCAGACCTGAAAGGTTCGGCCGGAATCGGCCATGTCCGGTACCCGACGACGGGTGCAAATCTTCCTGAAAATATCCAGCCACTCAACTTCCAGTTCAAGGATCATTTCATTTCAATCGCCCACAACGGGAACCTTGTCAATACTACAGAACTCCGGGCAGAGTTCGAGCAGACGGGCCAGCTCTTTATCACAACTACCGATACCGAGATCATTGCAAAGATCTTGATCAATGAGATAAGTAACACGGGATGTGTGGAGGATGCAGTCAATCTCTGCATGCACAAACTCCGGGGTTCATACTCGATTGTGGTGATGATCGATGGGATTATCTATGCTTTCAGGGATCCCCTGGGCATCAAGCCTTTTTGTATAGGTAAGACCGAGAACGGTTACATGGTTGCTTCCGAGAGCGTGGCAATCGATGCCCTGAGTGCAAAGTTTATCCGGGATGTGAAACCCGGCGAACTGATCCGGATTGATACAGATGGTGTAAAATGCACCCAGATTGCTATCGCCGGCAAAAGGGCGCACTGTATTTTTGAATACATTTATTTTGCCCGGGCAGATTCGATCATTGATGGTGTACTTGTGTATACCGTGAGGCGGCAGATCGGGCAGAAGCTCTTTGAAGAAGACCCGGTAAAAGCTGATTCTGTCTGTTCAGTTCCTGACTCAGGGACTGCTTATGCAATCGGGTATGCAGAAGCGTCAAAGATCCCATTCGTGGAGTCCTTGATGAAGAACCGGTACATGGGACGCACGTTCATCATGCCCTCCCAGAAGGAGCGGGAGAAAGCAGTCAGGATCAAGCTCAATCCGATACCGGCGCATTTACTGAACAAGTCTATTGTCCTGATTGACGACAGTATCGTGCGGGGTACTACCTCGAAACGGATTATTGAGATGATGCGCGAATCCGGAGCGCGGGAGATCCACATGCGCATCGGATCCCCCGCTATCAAGGCACCTTGCTATCTCGGTGTAGACATGCCTACCCGGGAAGAGCTGATAGCGAGCAACCGGATTGAAGAAGAGGTCCGGCACAGCATCACCGCAACGTCCCTTCACCATGTCTCGCTGGATGCGCTGGTAGAGGCGATCGGCATTGGCCAGGGAGATCTCTGCACCGGTTGTCTTACGGGGTGTTACCCGGTCCAGATTGATGGCGAACATGTCAAGGCCCGGCAGGTCGATTTCGTGGATGGAACCTACCAGTCCAAGCTCGGCACGTTTGAAACCGAGATCTGA
- a CDS encoding 50S ribosomal protein L37e has translation MTKGTPSMGKMNKKTHVTCRRCGKVSFHAQKKECSACGFGRSTKILSYKWHTKRPKIPTH, from the coding sequence ATGACAAAAGGCACTCCATCAATGGGAAAGATGAACAAGAAGACCCATGTCACCTGCCGGCGATGTGGGAAAGTTTCATTCCATGCCCAGAAGAAAGAATGCTCTGCCTGCGGTTTTGGCAGAAGCACTAAGATTCTCAGCTACAAGTGGCACACCAAGAGACCAAAAATCCCAACGCATTAG
- a CDS encoding LSM domain-containing protein codes for MTKRPLDILDLVLNRQPVIVSLKGGREIRGVLQGYDVHMNLVLDKAEETENGQVQKVGTLIVRGDNVIYISPSLEQ; via the coding sequence ATGACCAAAAGGCCGTTGGATATTTTAGATCTGGTGCTGAATCGTCAGCCCGTTATCGTGTCTCTCAAAGGCGGGAGAGAAATCCGTGGAGTACTCCAGGGATATGATGTTCATATGAATCTCGTGCTCGACAAAGCCGAAGAGACAGAGAACGGACAAGTCCAGAAAGTAGGCACGCTCATCGTCCGTGGCGACAATGTGATCTATATATCCCCATCATTGGAACAATAA
- a CDS encoding RNA-binding protein produces MKKIVVKKRHSIRKSQGQELLSRLAEQVGASSDLFRADMIEVLETNADVSLFMVNKKPLLMDNGEWTFPTLKGAVQCPFPERRVTVDAGAIPYVVNGADIMRPGIVAVTDDVKANAPVQIVDERHGKPLAIGIALFDAPAMRASTAGKMVKKFHHVGDEIWNLEI; encoded by the coding sequence ATGAAAAAGATTGTCGTAAAGAAACGTCACTCCATCCGGAAAAGCCAGGGACAGGAGCTTCTTTCCCGCCTTGCGGAACAGGTTGGAGCTTCATCCGATCTCTTCCGGGCAGATATGATCGAGGTGCTCGAAACCAATGCGGACGTGTCCCTGTTCATGGTCAACAAAAAGCCACTCCTGATGGATAATGGCGAATGGACATTTCCCACGCTCAAGGGAGCGGTGCAGTGCCCGTTTCCGGAGCGCAGGGTGACTGTCGACGCAGGTGCAATTCCCTATGTGGTGAATGGTGCAGATATTATGCGGCCGGGCATTGTCGCGGTCACTGACGACGTAAAAGCAAACGCCCCGGTCCAGATCGTGGATGAGCGGCACGGTAAGCCGCTTGCCATCGGAATTGCCCTGTTCGATGCGCCCGCTATGCGTGCCAGTACAGCAGGAAAAATGGTAAAAAAGTTCCATCACGTCGGAGATGAGATCTGGAACCTTGAGATCTGA
- the sepF gene encoding cell division protein SepF, with translation MVKIIDTLLGKSSGSSDDDYMELDLASYEEHGAGSPALLVKIATITDLKDTPRIKDEVYSGNIVIVDISRLKMDKISYERVLKDLKEVAKDVNGDIIGLGDQRYVVLTPMSVKISRDKIGGA, from the coding sequence ATGGTTAAGATCATAGACACGCTCCTTGGCAAGAGTTCCGGAAGTTCGGACGACGATTATATGGAACTCGATCTGGCTTCCTACGAAGAACATGGTGCCGGTTCCCCGGCACTGCTGGTAAAAATTGCGACAATTACTGACCTTAAAGATACCCCGCGAATCAAGGACGAGGTCTACAGTGGTAATATCGTCATCGTTGACATCTCCCGGCTCAAGATGGACAAGATCTCCTACGAGCGGGTATTAAAGGACTTAAAAGAAGTGGCAAAGGATGTCAATGGCGATATCATTGGTCTCGGGGACCAGCGCTATGTCGTACTCACACCGATGTCCGTGAAGATCTCACGTGACAAGATCGGCGGGGCATAA